Proteins encoded in a region of the Clostridium beijerinckii genome:
- the rplC gene encoding 50S ribosomal protein L3: MKKAIIGRKVGMTQVFDEKGKVIPVTVVEAGPCVVVQKKTLENDGYEAIQVGFDEIREKLANKPRKGHFAKAGATLRRTLKEFRLDDISQYEVGNEIKADVFGAGDKVDVSAVSKGKGFQGSIKRWNQQRGPMTHGSKFHRAPGSMGASSDPSRTFKNKRMPGHMGSVNTTVLNLEVVKVIAEKNLILIKGGIPGPNKGTVVIKDTVRA; the protein is encoded by the coding sequence ATGAAAAAAGCTATAATTGGAAGAAAAGTAGGAATGACACAAGTTTTTGATGAAAAAGGAAAAGTGATTCCTGTAACTGTAGTAGAAGCTGGCCCATGTGTTGTTGTTCAAAAGAAAACATTAGAAAATGATGGTTATGAAGCAATACAAGTTGGTTTCGATGAAATAAGAGAAAAATTAGCTAACAAGCCAAGAAAAGGTCACTTTGCTAAGGCTGGAGCTACTTTAAGAAGAACTCTTAAAGAATTTAGACTTGACGATATAAGTCAATACGAAGTTGGAAATGAAATAAAAGCTGATGTATTTGGAGCAGGAGATAAAGTTGATGTATCTGCAGTATCTAAGGGAAAGGGTTTCCAAGGATCAATTAAAAGATGGAATCAACAAAGAGGACCTATGACTCATGGTTCTAAGTTCCATAGAGCACCAGGTTCAATGGGAGCTTCATCAGATCCGTCTAGAACATTCAAAAACAAGAGAATGCCAGGACATATGGGGTCTGTAAATACAACAGTACTTAATTTAGAAGTTGTTAAAGTAATAGCTGAAAAGAATTTAATACTAATTAAGGGTGGAATCCCAGGACCTAATAAAGGTACAGTAGTAATTAAAGATACAGTTAGAGCTTAA
- the rplD gene encoding 50S ribosomal protein L4: MPTVGVFNKEGNKVADMELNENVFAAEINEYALHQVVVALLANKRQGTQSTKTRSEVRGGGIKPWRQKGTGRARQGSIRSPQWIKGGIVFAPKPRDYRVSVPKSMRKVAMKSALTSKVQDNQMIVLDSLNFEAPKTKSMIEMLKALEANKALIITAESNEVVYKSARNIQGISVIPANNINVYDLLKYEKLIITKDAVSKIEEVYA; encoded by the coding sequence ATGCCTACAGTAGGAGTATTTAATAAAGAAGGAAATAAAGTTGCAGATATGGAATTAAATGAAAATGTATTTGCAGCAGAAATTAATGAATATGCATTGCACCAAGTAGTAGTTGCATTATTAGCTAACAAAAGACAAGGAACTCAATCAACTAAAACTAGATCTGAAGTTAGAGGAGGCGGAATCAAGCCTTGGAGACAAAAGGGTACTGGAAGAGCAAGACAAGGTTCTATCAGATCACCACAATGGATCAAAGGTGGAATTGTATTCGCACCAAAGCCAAGAGACTACAGAGTTTCAGTTCCAAAGAGTATGAGAAAGGTTGCTATGAAATCTGCTTTAACTAGCAAGGTTCAAGATAATCAAATGATAGTTCTTGATTCGTTAAATTTTGAAGCACCAAAAACTAAGAGCATGATAGAAATGCTAAAGGCTTTAGAAGCTAATAAAGCATTAATTATAACAGCTGAATCAAATGAAGTTGTTTATAAGTCAGCAAGAAACATTCAAGGAATAAGTGTTATTCCTGCAAACAACATCAATGTATATGATTTATTAAAATATGAAAAATTAATCATAACTAAAGATGCTGTATCAAAAATTGAGGAGGTGTACGCATAA
- the rplW gene encoding 50S ribosomal protein L23, translating to MKLTSHDIIRKPIITEKSMASMAEKRYTFIVHVDANKSQIKRAVEEVFNVKVESVNTINGLGKTKRMGVHVGKRSDYKKAIVTLTEESNGIEFFEGMQ from the coding sequence ATGAAATTAACAAGCCATGATATAATAAGAAAGCCAATCATAACTGAAAAAAGTATGGCGTCTATGGCCGAAAAAAGGTACACTTTCATAGTTCATGTTGATGCTAATAAATCTCAAATAAAGAGAGCTGTGGAAGAAGTTTTCAATGTTAAAGTTGAATCTGTTAACACTATAAACGGCTTAGGTAAAACTAAGAGAATGGGCGTACATGTAGGTAAGAGATCAGATTACAAGAAAGCTATAGTTACATTAACTGAAGAAAGTAATGGAATTGAATTCTTCGAGGGAATGCAATAA
- the rplB gene encoding 50S ribosomal protein L2: MAVKKFNPITPARRQMTMPTFEEITSQEPEKSLLVALKSKAGRNAQGKITVRHRGGGVKRKYRIIDFKRNKDEIPAKVATIEYDPNRSAYIALVIYSDGEKRYILAPAGLKVGDVIESGVNADIKPGNALPLKNIPVGTVIHNIELQRGKGGQLVRAAGGSAQLMAKEGDYATLRLPSGEMRYVRIECRATIGTLSNATNDIVNIGKAGRKRHMGWRPTVRGSVMNPNDHPHGGGEGKSPVGRPSPVTPWGKPALGYKTRKTKKYSDKFIIKDRRAK; the protein is encoded by the coding sequence ATGGCAGTTAAAAAGTTTAACCCTATTACACCAGCAAGAAGACAAATGACTATGCCAACTTTTGAAGAAATAACTTCACAAGAACCAGAAAAGTCACTTCTTGTTGCATTAAAGAGTAAAGCGGGTAGAAATGCTCAAGGTAAAATTACTGTTAGACATCGTGGCGGCGGTGTTAAGAGAAAATATAGAATAATAGACTTTAAAAGAAATAAAGATGAAATCCCAGCAAAGGTTGCAACTATAGAATATGATCCAAACAGATCAGCATATATTGCTCTTGTTATATATAGCGATGGAGAAAAGAGATATATTCTTGCGCCTGCAGGATTAAAAGTTGGAGATGTAATAGAGTCTGGAGTTAATGCTGATATCAAACCTGGTAATGCACTTCCATTAAAGAACATACCAGTAGGTACAGTTATTCACAATATAGAGTTACAAAGAGGTAAAGGTGGTCAATTAGTTAGAGCAGCAGGTGGATCAGCTCAATTAATGGCTAAAGAAGGAGATTATGCAACTCTTAGATTACCATCAGGTGAAATGAGATATGTAAGAATCGAATGTAGAGCTACAATAGGAACACTTTCTAATGCAACAAACGATATTGTTAATATCGGTAAAGCTGGTAGAAAGAGACATATGGGATGGAGACCAACAGTTAGAGGATCTGTAATGAACCCTAATGATCACCCTCATGGTGGTGGTGAAGGTAAGTCTCCAGTTGGTAGACCAAGTCCAGTTACTCCATGGGGTAAACCAGCACTTGGATACAAAACTAGAAAGACTAAGAAATATTCAGATAAATTTATTATCAAAGATAGAAGAGCTAAGTAG
- the rpsS gene encoding 30S ribosomal protein S19: protein MSRSTKKAPFVHEGLFKKIEEMNGNGEKKVVKTWSRSSTIFPQFIGHTIAVHDGRKHVPVYISEDMVGHKLGEFVLTRTYKGHDDKTSKR, encoded by the coding sequence GTGAGTAGATCAACAAAGAAAGCACCTTTTGTTCATGAGGGACTTTTTAAGAAAATAGAAGAAATGAATGGTAATGGAGAAAAAAAGGTTGTTAAGACTTGGTCAAGAAGTTCAACAATTTTTCCACAATTCATAGGTCATACAATTGCTGTTCATGATGGAAGAAAGCATGTACCAGTATATATATCAGAAGATATGGTTGGCCATAAATTAGGTGAGTTTGTATTAACTAGAACTTATAAAGGTCATGACGATAAAACATCAAAAAGATAG
- the rplV gene encoding 50S ribosomal protein L22: MEARAIAKYIRMSPTKVGVILDLIRGKQVNEAFAILQYTPREAAVVINKVLKSAVANAENNLELNADNLYVSECFVGQGSTLKRFQPHAQGRAFKILKKTSNITVVVKERA, translated from the coding sequence ATGGAAGCTAGAGCTATAGCAAAATATATTAGAATGTCTCCAACAAAGGTAGGAGTAATTCTTGATTTAATAAGAGGAAAACAAGTTAACGAAGCTTTTGCTATTTTACAATATACTCCAAGAGAAGCAGCGGTAGTTATAAATAAAGTTTTAAAATCAGCTGTTGCTAATGCAGAAAACAATTTGGAATTGAATGCTGATAACTTATATGTTTCAGAGTGTTTCGTTGGTCAAGGATCAACATTAAAGAGATTCCAACCTCATGCTCAAGGTAGAGCATTTAAAATATTAAAGAAAACAAGCAATATAACAGTAGTTGTTAAAGAAAGAGCTTAA
- the rpsC gene encoding 30S ribosomal protein S3, which yields MGQKVNPHGLRVGVIKGWDAKWYANKKNFADNLIEDNKIRKFVKKELFSAGISKIEIERAAKRVKLNIYTAKPGVIIGKGGSGIEALKNKLTQFVENKNVLINIVEVKSAEADAQLMAENIAAQLEKRISFRRAMKQTMQRAMKHGIKGVKTACSGRLGGAEIARTEHYHEGTIPLQTLRADIDYGFAEADTTYGKIGVKVWVYNGEVLPTKKVEKEEANA from the coding sequence GTGGGTCAAAAAGTAAATCCTCATGGCCTTAGAGTAGGTGTTATCAAGGGATGGGACGCAAAATGGTATGCTAACAAGAAAAACTTTGCTGATAATCTTATAGAAGATAACAAGATCAGAAAATTTGTGAAAAAGGAACTTTTTTCTGCAGGTATTTCTAAAATTGAAATTGAAAGAGCTGCTAAAAGAGTAAAATTAAACATATATACAGCAAAGCCTGGTGTTATAATAGGTAAAGGTGGATCTGGAATTGAGGCTTTAAAAAATAAATTAACTCAATTCGTTGAAAATAAGAATGTTTTAATAAACATAGTTGAAGTTAAAAGTGCAGAAGCTGATGCACAATTAATGGCTGAAAATATTGCTGCACAATTAGAAAAAAGAATTTCATTCAGAAGAGCTATGAAGCAAACAATGCAAAGAGCTATGAAACACGGAATAAAAGGTGTAAAAACTGCTTGTTCTGGTAGATTAGGTGGAGCAGAAATAGCAAGAACTGAACATTATCATGAAGGAACAATTCCACTACAAACATTAAGAGCTGATATCGATTATGGATTTGCTGAAGCAGATACAACATATGGAAAAATCGGAGTTAAGGTTTGGGTTTATAATGGAGAAGTTCTTCCAACTAAGAAAGTAGAAAAGGAAGAGGCTAACGCATAG
- the rplP gene encoding 50S ribosomal protein L16, giving the protein MLMPKRVKHRKVQRGRMKGKATRGNFLAYGDYGIQALTCGWITSNQIESARIAINRYIKRGGKLWIKIFPDKPVTEKPAETRMGSGKGSPEYWVAVVKPGRVLFELSGVPEETAREAMRLASHKLPVKTKFVSKRDFEEMGGEE; this is encoded by the coding sequence ATGTTAATGCCTAAAAGGGTAAAACATCGTAAGGTGCAACGTGGTAGAATGAAAGGTAAAGCTACAAGAGGTAATTTCTTAGCTTATGGTGATTACGGAATCCAAGCGCTAACTTGTGGATGGATAACAAGTAACCAAATTGAATCTGCCAGAATTGCTATCAATAGATACATTAAAAGAGGTGGAAAACTTTGGATAAAGATTTTCCCAGATAAACCAGTTACAGAAAAGCCAGCTGAAACAAGAATGGGTTCAGGTAAAGGATCACCAGAATACTGGGTTGCAGTAGTTAAACCAGGTAGAGTACTATTTGAATTATCAGGAGTACCAGAAGAAACTGCAAGAGAAGCAATGAGACTTGCTTCACATAAACTTCCTGTAAAAACAAAATTTGTTTCAAAAAGAGATTTTGAGGAAATGGGTGGTGAAGAATAA
- the rpmC gene encoding 50S ribosomal protein L29 — MKARELKELKSSNPQDLTVKLGDLKAELFNLRFQLATGQLENPMRIREVKKSIAQIKTILREEELKALEQ, encoded by the coding sequence ATGAAGGCTAGAGAATTAAAAGAATTGAAATCAAGCAATCCTCAAGATTTAACAGTTAAATTGGGCGATCTTAAAGCGGAGTTATTTAATTTAAGATTTCAATTAGCTACAGGACAATTAGAAAATCCAATGAGAATAAGAGAAGTTAAGAAATCTATAGCCCAAATAAAAACCATCTTAAGAGAAGAAGAATTAAAAGCATTGGAACAATAA
- the rpsQ gene encoding 30S ribosomal protein S17 codes for MERSLRKKRIGRVVSDKMEKTIVVAVETKVRHPLYGKTVNRTTKFKVHDENNEAKINDRVSIMETRPLSKDKRWRLVEIVEKAK; via the coding sequence ATGGAAAGATCATTAAGAAAGAAAAGAATTGGTAGGGTTGTTTCTGATAAAATGGAAAAAACTATTGTAGTTGCAGTTGAAACTAAGGTTAGACACCCATTATACGGTAAGACAGTTAATAGAACTACAAAGTTTAAAGTACATGATGAGAATAATGAAGCTAAAATTAATGATAGAGTATCAATAATGGAAACTAGACCTTTATCTAAAGATAAGAGATGGAGACTTGTTGAAATAGTTGAAAAGGCTAAATAA
- the rplN gene encoding 50S ribosomal protein L14, which translates to MIQQQTLLKVADNSGAKEIMCIRVLGGSKRKFGNIGDVIVASVKSATPGGVVKKGDVVKAVVVRSVKGVRRADGSYIKFDENAAVIIKDDKQPRGTRIFGPVARELRDKEFTKILSLAPEVL; encoded by the coding sequence ATGATACAACAACAAACCTTATTAAAGGTTGCAGATAATTCAGGTGCAAAGGAAATTATGTGTATCAGAGTATTAGGTGGATCTAAAAGAAAGTTTGGTAATATCGGCGATGTTATAGTTGCTAGCGTTAAAAGTGCAACACCAGGTGGAGTTGTTAAAAAAGGTGATGTTGTAAAGGCAGTTGTAGTTAGATCAGTAAAAGGTGTAAGAAGAGCTGATGGTTCATATATTAAATTTGACGAAAACGCAGCAGTTATAATCAAAGATGATAAGCAACCAAGAGGAACTCGTATCTTTGGACCTGTTGCTAGGGAGCTAAGAGATAAAGAATTCACTAAAATTTTATCATTAGCACCAGAAGTTCTATAA
- the rplX gene encoding 50S ribosomal protein L24 — protein sequence MKIHVRKNDTVIVISGKDKGKTGEVLKAYPKTGKVLVQGVNIVKKHQKANKGQVESAIIEKEAAINSSKVMLYCNKCKNATRISNKVLDDGTKVRVCKKCGETF from the coding sequence TTGAAGATACATGTAAGAAAGAATGATACAGTTATTGTTATATCTGGAAAAGATAAAGGCAAAACTGGTGAAGTGTTAAAAGCGTATCCAAAGACAGGAAAAGTTCTTGTTCAAGGAGTTAATATAGTTAAAAAACATCAAAAAGCTAATAAGGGTCAAGTTGAAAGCGCTATAATTGAAAAAGAAGCAGCAATCAACAGCTCAAAAGTTATGTTATATTGTAACAAATGTAAGAATGCGACTAGAATTAGTAACAAAGTTTTAGATGATGGTACTAAGGTTAGAGTATGTAAAAAATGCGGAGAAACATTCTAG
- the rplE gene encoding 50S ribosomal protein L5, with protein sequence MTRLQEKYQKEVVPAMIEKFGYKNIMEVPKLEKIVINMGVGEAKENQKVLESAVNDLTLIAGQKPVLTRAKKSVANFKIRENMPLGCKVTLRKANMFEFADKLMSIALPRVRDFRGVSSKAFDGRGNYSLGIKEQLIFPEIEYDKIDKVRGMDIIFVTTANTDEEARELLRFLGMPFAQ encoded by the coding sequence ATGACAAGACTTCAAGAAAAATATCAAAAAGAAGTAGTTCCAGCTATGATTGAAAAGTTCGGATATAAAAACATAATGGAAGTACCAAAGCTAGAAAAGATAGTAATCAACATGGGAGTTGGAGAAGCTAAGGAAAATCAAAAAGTGCTAGAATCAGCAGTTAATGATTTGACTTTAATAGCAGGTCAAAAGCCTGTATTAACAAGAGCTAAAAAGTCTGTAGCTAACTTTAAAATTAGAGAAAATATGCCATTAGGATGTAAAGTTACTCTAAGAAAAGCTAACATGTTTGAATTTGCTGATAAACTAATGAGCATAGCACTACCAAGAGTAAGAGATTTCAGAGGAGTTTCTAGCAAAGCTTTCGATGGTAGAGGAAATTATTCATTAGGAATTAAAGAACAATTAATATTCCCAGAAATAGAATATGATAAGATAGATAAAGTTAGAGGAATGGATATAATCTTCGTTACTACAGCTAACACTGACGAAGAAGCTAGGGAATTATTAAGATTCCTTGGAATGCCATTCGCTCAATAA
- a CDS encoding type Z 30S ribosomal protein S14, with amino-acid sequence MARKAIIEKWSKTPKYKTRAYTRCRICGRPHAVLKKYGVCRICFRELAYKGEIPGCRKASW; translated from the coding sequence TTGGCACGTAAGGCTATTATTGAAAAGTGGAGCAAAACTCCTAAATACAAGACAAGAGCTTATACAAGATGTAGAATATGTGGAAGACCACATGCTGTATTAAAAAAATATGGAGTATGCCGTATTTGTTTTAGAGAACTTGCTTATAAGGGCGAAATTCCAGGTTGTAGAAAAGCAAGTTGGTAA